The Miscanthus floridulus cultivar M001 chromosome 7, ASM1932011v1, whole genome shotgun sequence genome includes a region encoding these proteins:
- the LOC136463660 gene encoding ASC1-like protein 1, translating into MGLGEAAGRLLATVDWEREAYPAYDDFLALPGFVLFFPTVRFLLDRFVFEWVARRLINGNGHQRANNETEEARKKIRKFKESAWKCVYFLSGELLSLSVTYNEPWFTNTRYFWVGPGEQVWPDQKIKLKLKAVYMYAAGFYTHSIFALMFWETRRSDFGVSMSHHVATVILIVLSYVFRFARVGSIVLAIHDASDVFLEVGKMSKYSHCDWLANVSFLFFVISWVLLRLTYFPFWILRSTSYEVLLTLDKKKHSFDGPIYYYVFNSLLFSLLVLHIYWWVLIYRMLVRQIRTRNVGDDVRSDSEGEDDHED; encoded by the exons ATGGGGCTCGGGGAGGCGGCGGGGCGGCTCCTGGCGACCGTGGACTGGGAGCGCGAGGCCTACCCGGCGTACGATGACTTCCTCGCGCTCCCCGGCTTCGTTCTCTTCTTCCCTACCGTCCGCTTCCTCCTCGACCGCTTCGTCTTCGAG TGGGTTGCGAGGAGGCTTATAAATGGGAATGGACATCAGAGAGCTAATAATGAAACAGAAGAAGCAAGGAAGAAGATAAGAAAATTCAAGGAATCAGCTTGGAAATGTGTTTATTTCCTGTCTGGAGAGCTTTTATCTTTGTCAGTCACATATAACGAGCCTTGGTTCACCAATACCAGATATTTTTGGGTAGGACCAGGAGAACAGGTCTGGCCTGATCAAAAGATAAA ATTGAAACTTAAGGCTGTATATATGTATGCTGCTGGATTCTACACACATTCCATATTTGCACTAATGTTTTGGGAAACAAGGCGTTCAGACTTTGGAGTGTCAATGTCACATCATGTTGCTACTGTTATTCTGATTGTTCTATCTTACGTGTTCAG ATTTGCTAGAGTTGGCTCTATAGTATTGGCAATTCATGATGCAAGTGACGTTTTCCTGGAAGTAGGGAAGATGTCCAAGTACAGCCATTGTGATTGGCTTGCCAATGTTTCGTTTCTGTTTTTTGTTATTTCATGGGTTCTTCTCCGCCTCACATATTTTCCGTTCTGGATTCTGAGAAGTACAAG CTATGAGGTCTTGTTGACTTTGGACAAAAAGAAGCACAGTTTTGATGGTCCTATATACTATTATGTGTTCAATTCCCTTCTATTTTCACTACTTGTTCTCCACATATATTGGTGGGTTTTAATATATCGGATGCTTGTGAGACAAATCAGGACAAGAAATGTTGGAGATGATGTTCGATCTG ATTCTGAAGGAGAAGACGACCATGAAGATTGA